The following coding sequences lie in one Rutidosis leptorrhynchoides isolate AG116_Rl617_1_P2 chromosome 6, CSIRO_AGI_Rlap_v1, whole genome shotgun sequence genomic window:
- the LOC139852347 gene encoding auxin-responsive protein SAUR19-like, producing the protein MHTEITTFITILQDNLRNTVKLSQLSSTFQSSKMAIRMPRIIQAKEILRRSFSNGSNTTTPIDIPKGYFAVYVGEQEKTRFVVPVSLLSQPTFQELLKLAEEEFGYYHPMGGLTIPCSEYIFTDLASRLGAL; encoded by the coding sequence ATGCATACTGAAATCACAACTTTCATAACAATCCTTCAAGACAACTTACGAAATACAGTAAAACTTTCTCAGCTTTCATcaacctttcaaagtagcaaaatgGCTATTCGTATGCCTCGGATTATTCAAGCCAAGGAAATTCTTAGACGATCATTCTCAAACGGAAGCAACACAACAACGCCTATAGACATCCCAAAAGGCTATTTTGCCGTTTATGTAGGTGAACAAGAGAAAACACGATTTGTGGTACCTGTATCACTATTAAGTCAACCTACGTTCCAAGAATTACTAAAGTTGGCAGAAGAAGAATTCGGGTACTACCATCCAATGGGTGGCCTCACAATTCCGTGTAGTGAATACATTTTCACTGATCTTGCTTCTCGTTTGGGTGCCTTATGA
- the LOC139852348 gene encoding auxin-responsive protein SAUR21-like has product MAIRMPRIIQAKKIFGRSFSNASNTPTSIDILKGYFAVYVGKEEKKRFVVPVSLLGQPMFQELLHLAEEEFGYNHPMGGLTIPCSEDIFTDIASRLGAV; this is encoded by the coding sequence ATGGCCATTCGTATGCCTAGAATTATTCAAGCAAAGAAAATTTTCGGACGATCATTCTCAAATGCAAGCAACACGCCAACATCTATAGACATCCTAAAAGGCTATTTTGCCGTATATGTCGGGAAAGAAGAAAAGAAGAGATTTGTGGTACCCGTATCACTATTAGGCCAACCTATGTTTCAAGAATTACTACATCTTGCAGAAGAAGAGTTCGGGTACAACCATCCGATGGGCGGCCTCACAATACCATGTAGTGAAGACATATTCACCGATATTGCTTCTCGGTTGGGCGCAGTATGA
- the LOC139853187 gene encoding auxin-responsive protein SAUR21-like has product MAIRMPRIIQAKKILRRSFSNGSNTTSIDIPKGYFAVYVGEQEKIRFVVPVSLLSQPMFQDLLHQTEEEFGYNHPMGGLTIPCSEDMFINLASRLGAL; this is encoded by the coding sequence ATGGCTATTCGTATGCCTCGGATTATTCAAGCGAAGAAAATTCTTAGACGATCATTCTCAAACGGAAGTAACACAACATCTATCGACATCCCAAAAGGTTATTTTGCCGTTTATGTAGGAGAACAAGAGAAAATACGATTTGTGGTACCTGTATCACTATTAAGTCAACCTATGTTTCAAGATTTACTACATCAGACAGAAGAAGAGTTCGGGTACAACCATCCAATGGGTGGCCTCACAATTCCGTGTAGTGAAGACATGTTCATCAACCTTGCTTCTCGTTTGGGTGCCTTATGA
- the LOC139853392 gene encoding auxin-responsive protein SAUR21-like — protein MAIRMPRIIQVKKTLRRSFSNGSNTTTSMDIPKGYFAVYVGEQEKKRFVVPVSLLSQPMFQELLHLAEEEFGYNHPMGGLTIPCSEDIFINLASHLGAL, from the coding sequence ATGGCCATTCGTATGCCTCGGATTATTCAAGTGAAGAAAACTCTTAGACGATCATTCTCAAACGGAAGCAACACAACAACCTCAATGGACATCCCAAAAGGCTACTTTGCTGTTTATGTAGGTGAACAAGAGAAAAAGCGATTTGTGGTACCTGTATCATTATTAAGCCAGCCTATGTTCCAAGAATTACTACATCTAGCAGAAGAAGAGTTCGGGTACAACCATCCAATGGGTGGCCTCACGATTCCGTGTAGTGAAGACATTTTCATTAATCTTGCTTCTCATTTGGGCGCGTTATGA